Proteins from one Flavobacterium sp. N2038 genomic window:
- the leuB gene encoding 3-isopropylmalate dehydrogenase — protein MNLKIAVLPGDGIGPEVVLQAKKALYAIGEVYNHEFVFEEALMGAIAIEKTGNPLPEQTLNLCLNTDAVLFGAIGDPKYDNNPNAKVRPEQGLLKLRKELGLFANIRPIKPYKSLLESSPLKREIIEGADFTIFRELTGGAYFGAKTLNEDGTHASDLCEYSEEEITRIAHLAFKSAQNRRKKLTMVDKANVLETSRLWRKVVQKVGESYPDVALDFLFVDNAAMQIILNPKQFDVILTENLFGDILSDEASVITGSIGLLASASLGEKNALFEPIHGSYPQAKGKNIANPIASILSAAMLLEHFGLFKEANVIYQAVEKAIEFKVVTVDLKADSKFGTNEVGEFVSNFIFSKDDLLYFNNDNVHIGQSTIV, from the coding sequence ATGAATTTGAAAATAGCAGTTTTACCAGGAGATGGTATTGGACCAGAAGTAGTTTTACAAGCCAAAAAAGCTTTGTACGCCATTGGCGAAGTGTACAATCATGAATTTGTTTTTGAGGAGGCTCTTATGGGGGCAATCGCAATTGAGAAAACAGGAAACCCACTTCCGGAGCAAACGCTAAATCTTTGTTTAAATACAGATGCCGTTTTATTTGGCGCAATTGGAGATCCTAAGTATGATAATAATCCAAATGCAAAGGTGCGTCCGGAACAGGGATTATTAAAATTGCGTAAGGAGTTAGGCTTGTTTGCAAACATTCGCCCTATTAAACCTTATAAATCTTTACTTGAATCTTCTCCTTTAAAAAGAGAAATTATTGAGGGTGCTGATTTTACTATTTTCAGAGAATTAACAGGTGGAGCGTATTTTGGAGCTAAAACATTAAATGAAGATGGCACACATGCCTCAGATTTATGTGAATATTCAGAAGAAGAAATTACCAGAATTGCACATTTAGCTTTCAAATCGGCACAAAACCGACGTAAAAAGTTAACAATGGTGGATAAAGCAAATGTTTTAGAAACTTCAAGATTATGGAGAAAAGTAGTTCAGAAAGTGGGCGAAAGTTATCCAGATGTAGCTCTTGACTTTTTGTTTGTAGACAACGCAGCAATGCAGATTATTTTAAACCCAAAACAATTTGATGTGATTCTGACAGAGAATTTATTTGGAGATATTTTATCTGATGAAGCAAGTGTTATCACAGGTTCAATTGGTTTATTGGCTTCGGCATCTTTAGGAGAAAAGAATGCGCTTTTCGAACCAATTCATGGCTCTTATCCACAGGCAAAAGGAAAAAATATTGCAAATCCGATTGCTTCAATTTTATCTGCAGCAATGTTGTTAGAACATTTTGGTTTGTTCAAAGAAGCTAATGTTATATATCAGGCTGTAGAAAAAGCAATAGAATTTAAAGTAGTTACAGTTGATTTAAAAGCAGATTCAAAATTCGGTACCAATGAAGTAGGGGAGTTTGTTTCTAATTTTATTTTCAGCAAAGATGATCTGCTTTATTTTAATAATGACAACGTTCATATTGGACAATCAACAATTGTTTAA